In Corylus avellana chromosome ca2, CavTom2PMs-1.0, the following proteins share a genomic window:
- the LOC132168749 gene encoding uncharacterized protein LOC132168749, giving the protein MPKVRTLSAHSRASSYSSSSMTMEKYKVEEQLGSAADVKEWEEARCPICMEHPHNAVLLKCSSYKKGCRPYMCDTSYRHSYCLDRFCESFAPHASNALLQENPLTSSAFRSRREDGSEPGQARYCGSQLQPKLFCPLCRGEVYGCSIVEPAREFMNSKARSCSSEMCDFCGTYSELRKHARSEHPSESMPRLRQTTRGTHGNTGYATIPSNFYVRVPRRRWSWEETIIILEMSIIGLGLLLLQVCLLL; this is encoded by the coding sequence ATGCCAAAGGTTAGAACCTTGTCTGCTCACTCCAGGGCATCTTCTTACTCTAGCAGCTCCATGACCATGGAGAAATATAAAGTAGAAGAACAATTGGGATCAGCTGCCGATGTGAAAGAATGGGAGGAAGCTAGGTGCCCAATCTGTATGGAACACCCTCATAATGCTGTTCTTCTAAAGTGTTCCTCCTATAAGAAAGGCTGCCGCCCTTACATGTGCGACACCAGCTACAGACACTCCTATTGTCTTGATCGGTTCTGTGAGTCATTTGCACCACATGCCTCAAATGCACTACTGCAAGAAAATCCTCTTACAAGTTCAGCATTTCGCAGCAGGAGGGAAGATGGGTCGGAGCCTGGTCAAGCAAGGTATTGTGGGAGCCAATTGCAACCAAAACTTTTCTGCCCTCTTTGTCGAGGAGAGGTTTATGGGTGCAGTATAGTAGAGCCAGCTCGTGAATTCATGAATTCCAAGGCAAGAAGTTGTTCTTCTGAGATGTGCGACTTCTGTGGGACCTATTCAGAACTCAGGAAGCATGCAAGGTCTGAACACCCATCAGAGAGTATGCCGCGTCTGAGGCAAACCACTCGAGGGACTCATGGTAATACTGGTTATGCTACTATTCCGAGCAACTTCTACGTGCGTGTGCCCCGTCGTCGGTGGTCATGGGAGGAAACTATTATTATTCTAGAAATGTCCATAATAGGTTTAGGTTTACTTTtactccaagtttgcttattgtTATAA
- the LOC132172245 gene encoding U-box domain-containing protein 21-like, whose amino-acid sequence MISSWRRKRAGRRAAKEKRRGENGELELMIPTNFRCPISLDLMKDPVTLSTGITYDRQSIETWIDCGNQTCPITNQVLRNLEPIPNHTLRKMVQDWCVENQSYGIERIPTPRIPVSSAEVSEILSKITAASKRGDQVGCGELAAKIKALGKESERNKRCIAANKTAGGVLSAAFETFSRSFDTNSAVLEEILSALTIFFPLDEQAKSNLGSAASLRSMVWFLKSGDLSGRSSAILALKELLHSSDENRADALAEIEGALEALVKMITEPICPTATKASLMVIYHMINNSSYQNETIIQRFIDMGLISLLLETLVDSERSICEKAMGVLDGICSGEKGREKAYSHALTVPVLVKKLLRVSDLTTEFSVSILWKLCKNEKREEGGVLVEALQVGAFQKLLLLLQVGCAERTREKATELLKSLNLHRDKLECIDSMDFKDLKRQF is encoded by the coding sequence ATGATTTCTTCGTGGAGAAGGAAAAGAGCTGGCCGCCGCGCTGCCAAGGAGAAGCGGCGGGGCGAGAACGGAGAATTGGAGTTGATGATACCGACCAACTTCCGATGCCCGATATCTCTAGACTTGATGAAAGATCCGGTGACTTTGTCGACTGGGATTACGTACGACCGGCAGAGCATTGAGACGTGGATTGACTGCGGAAACCAGACATGTCCCATTACAAATCAGGTCCTGAGAAATCTCGAGCCGATACCCAATCACACGTTGAGGAAGATGGTGCAGGATTGGTGCGTCGAGAACCAATCCTACGGCATTGAGAGGATTCCCACGCCGAGGATTCCGGTGAGCTCGGCGGAGGTTTCGGAGATTCTTTCTAAAATTACTGCCGCGAGTAAGCGCGGAGATCAAGTCGGGTGCGGGGAATTGGCGGCGAAGATCAAGGCGTTGGGGAAGGAGAGCGAGCGCAACAAGCGGTGCATTGCGGCGAATAAAACCGCCGGCGGCGTTTTGTCTGCCGCGTTTGAAACGTTTTCGAGATCGTTTGATACAAACAGCGCCGTATTGGAGGAAATTTTGTCGGCCTTGACAATCTTTTTCCCGCTCGACGAACAGGCAAAATCGAATCTCGGATCGGCTGCTTCGTTGCGTTCGATGGTTTGGTTTTTGAAGAGCGGGGATTTGTCGGGGAGAAGCAGCGCCATTTTGGCGTTGAAAGAGCTTCTTCATTCCTCCGATGAGAACAGAGCAGACGCATTGGCGGAGATTGAAGGCGCATTGGAAGCGTTGGTGAAGATGATCACAGAGCCCATTTGCCCGACTGCGACAAAAGCTTCATTAATGGTGATTTACCACATGATCAACAATTCCTCGTACCAAAACGAAACAATTATTCAAAGATTTATCGACATGGGTTTGATCTCTCTGCTTCTGGAAACGCTTGTCGACAGCGAAAGAAGCATTTGCGAAAAGGCAATGGGTGTTCTTGACGGAATCTGCAGCGgagaaaaagggagagaaaaggCGTACAGCCATGCTTTGACGGTGCCGGTTTTGGTGAAGAAGTTGCTGCGCGTATCGGATTTGACGACCGAGTTTTCGGTCTCCATCCTTTGGAAGCTCTGCAAGAATGAAAAGAGGGAAGAAGGAGGAGTTCTTGTTGAAGCTCTTCAAGTAGGAGCTTTTCAGAAGCTGCTGTTGCTATTGCAAGTTGGCTGCGCAGAGAGGACGAGGGAGAAGGCAACAGAGTTGCTGAAATCGTTGAATCTTCACAGGGATAAGTTGGAATGTATTGATTCTATGGATTTTAAGGATCTCAAGAGGCAATTTTAA